AGAACCTGCGGCCGAAGAGCAGTACGGGTATGGGTTTGACCTTGCGGGTCTGGATCAGAGTCAGGGCCTCGAAAAGCTCGTCCATGGTCCCGAATCCGCCGGGGAAGGCCACCAAGGCCTTGGCCCGCATCAAGAGATGCATCTTGCGGATGGCGAAATAGTGAAACTGGAAGCTCAGTTCAGGAGTGATGTAGGGGTTGGGCTCCTGCTCGAAGGGAAGCACGATATTCATGCCGATGCTCTTGGCCCCCACGTCATGCGCGCCACGATTGGCCGCGCCCATGATCCCGAAGCCGCCGCCGGTGATGACCACATGCTTGCACGTATCCATATTTTCGGAGATGAGCCGCCCGAGCTTGCGCGACTCTCCGTAATAGCGACTGTTGGCCACGGCCGTACGAGCCTTGGCCAGTTCCTGCTGCAGCAGGTAATCATCGGGATTTTTCTTGAGCCCCTCCAGCACCTTTTCCATACGGACGGCGGCCGTCTCCGCATCCATGGTGCGGGCGCTGCCGTAAATGACGATGGTCGATTCGATCTGCTGCTCCTGCAAGGTCAGCTCGGGCTTTAAGAGCTCAAGCTGCAGGCGCACGGGACGAAGCTCCTCGCGCAGCAAAAAGTCCTGGTCCTGAAAAGCCAGGCGATAGGACTCCGACTGGCACTGGGGAGTATCCACATGCCGTTTGGCGGCCTGGGCATCCTCGTTGGCCGAGGGAAAAACACCGAAACGGCGGATACGCTTATTGACCATGAATCTTCCTTATGA
This DNA window, taken from Desulfomicrobium sp. ZS1, encodes the following:
- a CDS encoding TIGR00730 family Rossman fold protein, with the translated sequence MVNKRIRRFGVFPSANEDAQAAKRHVDTPQCQSESYRLAFQDQDFLLREELRPVRLQLELLKPELTLQEQQIESTIVIYGSARTMDAETAAVRMEKVLEGLKKNPDDYLLQQELAKARTAVANSRYYGESRKLGRLISENMDTCKHVVITGGGFGIMGAANRGAHDVGAKSIGMNIVLPFEQEPNPYITPELSFQFHYFAIRKMHLLMRAKALVAFPGGFGTMDELFEALTLIQTRKVKPIPVLLFGRRFWHKVINFEALVEEGTINAEDLNIFQYVSTAEEAWEIIKASNGLTTDGKP